AAAGTTATACATTGCTCGGGTGATTCAGAGCTCCCGTCACCTGAATTTTACACCATCCGATCTGACGATTTGTTTTTTCTCCGTCTGATCAAATTAAAGCTGGGCTTCTTTTATTGCGGTACAACTtgcctctctcctccgccctGTGCTTATTGCGGTACAGCTTGCCTCTCTCCTGCCTGCCTTGTTCGGTATAGcatgctgcggctgcggctgtgcAGCCAGGCTACAGCTTTTGCAGCCAGTTGTATCCAGCTACCAGCAGCTTTCTTGGCACTGTTTGGGCTACAGCAGAAACATGAAGCAGCTACGGTTAGGATTTCATTTACATTAGGATTCTTAATGATTTTGTTACTGTAATTTCAATTTGTTTATTGTGTAATTTTAAATTCATGTAAATTTGCATGTTGTGTTTGCATCTTTAGGGTTTCCACTAACCTAAACTTATTTGTTCTTTGGCTaaccatagaaaaaaaatatgttcaaCTATTTATTTTGCTCTTCCTTgtttatataatatttttttaatcatcTTATCATAATCTTAGAGTCATAACTTTCAGGTGGCAGATCTATTTGCATCACCTGAATTTTTTTCCAGTTTAAAACTGGATGTTATTCCCCTGCAAATCACCCGGGTGATTGCAGTCAAAATAACACCTGGGTGACCAGTAGACTGCCCctttatttttaataaatatttgaATTTGGATTGTTAGTTATATGTTATTTCACTTTCACTTTCGGTAATATAGTAACtatttattattatattatacatgcatgatcttgTATGCAATCATTTTTTATCACCTGCGGCACACGTCCACTAGTTTATTATTAAAAAACAACTAATTATTATCACCGCTGCTGATCCTTGGGCTCAATTTTTTGGCGAAGCGTAACTGAGAGCTATTACGCGTTGAGATTGTTCTTGCGTAGCGTGCGCTCTTCAGAGAGTATCTTGGCGAAGCGTGCTAGCGCTTCTTCGTTTGTGCCCTCACCATCAACGGTCTCGTAGATCCCTGTCTCGATGTTCACTCTCGTCACCGGTTTCTTGAGCAGGACCTTGCCGATCCCTATCAGGGTCTCCATGTTCTCCTTGGTCGCGATGTCCACTGATGACGTGTTCCCCTTCAACGAGTCATCCTACACAAATATAATGCATATCATTGTCGACGACAAACTAGATCTGTGGAGCTATCAAGAACAACTTGAGCTTTATCAGTAAATATACCTGGATGCGAAGGTAGCTCATCTCAGAGTGGAAGGCCTCAAAGAGCACGGCTGCATGGATGTCGACCATGCCAGAGCTGGCATGGGAGAGCATGTCGATGATCGGGGTGAAGCCGCCATTGTAGAGCCACTGGACGGGACCCCATTTAGCACACTGATGTGCGGTGTACTTCTCCGACTGCTTCGCCGACCCGGTCCCGATAGAGATGATGAGGTAGTCCCGGTAATCGACGGAGTCCCTGTTCAAATGGAAGTCCGAATTGCGACGGAGCACCTCCTTGGTGAGCATGGACATGGCCAACATGGTGGGGTTGTTGGCCGCCATGCCGCCGTCGACGAGGTGGAACTCCCGAGACTTGCCGTTGGGAGCCTCGGTCTTGAAGAAGTGGGCCGGGAAGTAGGTTGGAGCTGCTGATGCGCTGATGCAGATGTCGGAGAGGAGCGCGTTCTTGAGGGGCTCGTTCTTGGCCTCGTAGGTGCTGAAGATGACCGGCTGTAGGTACTTGACGTCGAACGCCGGCACGATGACGTTGGTCACCGTGTCCGCGATCCTAACGTCGTGGGTGAGGTTCTTGATCTTGTCGTGAAGGAACACGCCGTCGTACTTGGGACCCCTCATCGTGGACATCAGGTCCATCGCCGTAGACAGCCATCCTGCCCTGCAGAATCAACATCGATTTCAGTTCCCGAATCTCTTAGAATGGGTGCGGCGCAGGAGGGGGCCAGGGGACGGGCGGAAGAAGAAAGGAGCAGGGAGAAgatgcggcggcgctcgggaggAACGAGCAACAGCTGGAGGAGGGAAAAGGGCAGGGGCAGTATTGATTAGGAGTTACATTTATTGCTCTTTAGTCCCTACAACTAAACAggcgggactaaactttagtattCAAGttttagtttctaaaataagCGAGGGCAAACTAAACAGACCCTAAATCGCTTCAGATTCTTACTGGATTGAGAACTTCAAAATGGCTGCTTACTTTCTCTGTGGGAAGATCTTGGGGCAGTTCTCGAGGTAGAAGGTGGTGAGATCCTTGGCAGCGAACAGCGGCCGCTTGTTCTCGTTCGGCGCCGCCAGCATCATCGTGAGCAGGGCGCCGGTGCTCGTCCCGGCGATCACGTCGAAGTAGTCGGCGATCCGAGCGTCCGGGCCGTCCAGCTCCTGAAATTGTTCACATCACGTGCAACCAGTCTTACTATATTGATCATGTGCAGAATGGATTTCGAACGAATTAAAATACTGGAATGTGCTGATGATGTGCAAGTAGTCAATGTATGTGCTTCTTGGGTTTCTGCACCGGCAGCTTAGTACCTGGAGCTTGGCCTCGAGGCAGGCGATGATGGTCGCCGGGATCAGACCAcggatgccgccgccgtcgatgctCAGAATCGTGATGAGCTTCCCCTTTGACGGCGGTGGCTGTGGCACCGTTGTCGAGGTGGCACCGTTGCTAGCCATGGCGAGATTGTATGAGATCAAGAAGAGAATCTAAGGAGAGATTATCACTTCTACGAATTTATGATGCAATTAAtgcattatttatttatttatgcacCTAGAGCATTTTCATTGTATAGAAGCGCCCCGTCCAAACCATATTTCTTCGATGGGACCTATAAGAATTTGATGTCATATGTTATATTGGTACCAATGTATAGAACTAAGGGTTGAATTCGGAGGCAATTCCTCACGTGCCATTAAAAAGTTTGCAATTCCATATCTACCACCGAAGAACTTGATGTGTACcattggttcaacttttttttgacCTCAGTGCCATTGACGTCTAATTTGGGAGGACTGAGAGGTAGCATCGAGCGGAAAATGCCTATTTTACCCTCTTGTTACTGTTTCCCCTTTCTCTGCCGGACCGCCCCATCCAAGCGTGCGGCTCCTCGCTGCACCCTCGCATCGTCCACGGCGTGCAGCGCCACAGCCCACCCTCTTGCTGCCCCTTCGCATCGTCCACACCGCGCGTCCACGTAGCCTGTCCTCTTGCTAAGCCCCCGCGTCGTCCGTGGCGCTCCGTCCATCCCCTTGCTCCGCGGCATGTCGTGCATCATTGGGATGGCATCCGCCATGTGCCGGAAGTCCTGGGGCCAAGGCCATCGATCTTGTTCACTCTGAAGCCAAGAATGGTGCGCTGAACACACACTGCCGGTTCTATGTCAAGGCCGAGGATGGCGTTTGCGATCGAGGCCAAGAAGTTCGAGAGTGGTCATCGGGTGCGCCGTCCTGGGAGCATGGACAGCATCTGCTGTGAACCACCACGCCGGCCACCTGACGAGCTTCATGTTGCCCTTGCGTAGGAAGGACTCGTACTGGAGTGAGAAGGGGCCAGGAGCCCAGAACCAAGCGGCAACACCCCGCGAGGCTAGGCCAGCGTACACCCTCCGTGCTGCCACGGTTCGCTGCCACGGTTCGCTGGACAAATTGGGTTAATGAAATCACGTGAAAGAGAAGAGGGAGGCAAAAACCaaaacgaaaaagaaaagaaaatggatgGGACCGTCCTGTAAGCAGGGTATTGAAGTTATTTCTACAAATAACTGGCATCTAACGGAGACTTCAACACCAAAACTAGACGGTAATATGGCACTGAggtcaaaaaaaaagttgaaccgATGGTACGAGAGGCGCATAAAGTTTTTCAGTGGTAGATATGGAATTGCAGACTTTTTTAATGGTCTGTGAGGAATTGCCTCTTAAATCTACAAACACAACCCACACCCCTCACTCcactctttctctctcatcctCCATATTTTATTGCTTAAAACGCAGTTCCATAGAAACCAGGATACATAGCTGCATTTATTGCATAGAACCAGCTAGGATACACCCATTGGAGAGGCCCTACGTTGCACATTATCCTATCATGCAAATAGAAATCTGAATTGATTCAACATGTAACCATCATTTGTAGGGGATTTTAGCTAGACCGGATCATTAAGTTTTCAATAAAATTTATGGAATCATCAATTGGTGGAGAGTTAACTTGCCCTGATATTACCTGATTCTTGtaagaaaatgcaaaaaaaaggaACCAGGCTCGTGCAAATTAAGCAAATATTTGAGCAAACTTATATTAAGTAGAGGATGCTTAAGATCAATAAAACAATCTTATAGTTCATTCAGTTCAGAAAACTAGCATTTGTGTACCTAGAATATTCGTGAAGAGTTTGTGTGGGCAGTGCCCAGAATCTTTTCACAACCTGAAAGTCATAATACATAAGATATCATCACAAAAAGATTAATCCCACTGATTGTTGTCATACCTGGTATAATGAAGACCTTGGATCATTTCTGGGCTCATTAACATCTGGAGGAACCTTTTGAACCATGGTTTCTGTCTTATTCAGCTTAAGAATTATGTCAGCGATAGTAGGTCTCTTAGATGGATCATATTCTGCACAAATTTGT
This genomic window from Setaria viridis chromosome 8, Setaria_viridis_v4.0, whole genome shotgun sequence contains:
- the LOC117834127 gene encoding patatin-like protein 1 isoform X1; this encodes MGDQESGVEDLERILSDVNAEPITIPYAVIKSVTKNFAQVIGDGGFGVVYLGGLRSGMVAVKKLSISESFTDKQFLDEVACLKRVKHKNIVKYIGYCADTQGYLMEVDGKQRIVEVQQRLLCFEYVPNGSLHHYLQESIGGYEWSIRYKIIKGICQGLHYLHQRRINHLDLKPANVLLGAHMEPKITDFGLSRCIDENQSTIFTTNLRGTPGYIAPEFIDKQKISFKSDIFSLGIIMTRLLIGSNESIAENWHESLHVECQQMKICIEIAQICAEYDPSKRPTIADIILKLNKTETMVQKVPPDVNEPRNDPRSSLYQVVKRFWALPTQTLHEYSSNGATSTTVPQPPPSKGKLITILSIDGGGIRGLIPATIIACLEAKLQELDGPDARIADYFDVIAGTSTGALLTMMLAAPNENKRPLFAAKDLTTFYLENCPKIFPQRKAGWLSTAMDLMSTMRGPKYDGVFLHDKIKNLTHDVRIADTVTNVIVPAFDVKYLQPVIFSTYEAKNEPLKNALLSDICISASAAPTYFPAHFFKTEAPNGKSREFHLVDGGMAANNPTMLAMSMLTKEVLRRNSDFHLNRDSVDYRDYLIISIGTGSAKQSEKYTAHQCAKWGPVQWLYNGGFTPIIDMLSHASSGMVDIHAAVLFEAFHSEMSYLRIQDDSLKGNTSSVDIATKENMETLIGIGKVLLKKPVTRVNIETGIYETVDGEGTNEEALARFAKILSEERTLRKNNLNA
- the LOC117834127 gene encoding patatin-like protein 1 isoform X4, yielding MGDQESGVEDLERILSDVNAEPITIPYAGGLRSGMVAVKKLSISESFTDKQFLDEVACLKRRIVEVQQRLLCFEYVPNGSLHHYLQESIGGYEWSIRYKIIKGICQGLHYLHQRRINHLDLKPANVLLGAHMEPKITDFGLSRCIDENQSTIFTTNLRGTPGYIAPEFIDKQKISFKSDIFSLGIIMTRLLIGSNESIAENWHESLHVECQQMKICIEIAQICAEYDPSKRPTIADIILKLNKTETMVQKVPPDVNEPRNDPRSSLYQVVKRFWALPTQTLHEYSSNGATSTTVPQPPPSKGKLITILSIDGGGIRGLIPATIIACLEAKLQELDGPDARIADYFDVIAGTSTGALLTMMLAAPNENKRPLFAAKDLTTFYLENCPKIFPQRKAGWLSTAMDLMSTMRGPKYDGVFLHDKIKNLTHDVRIADTVTNVIVPAFDVKYLQPVIFSTYEAKNEPLKNALLSDICISASAAPTYFPAHFFKTEAPNGKSREFHLVDGGMAANNPTMLAMSMLTKEVLRRNSDFHLNRDSVDYRDYLIISIGTGSAKQSEKYTAHQCAKWGPVQWLYNGGFTPIIDMLSHASSGMVDIHAAVLFEAFHSEMSYLRIQDDSLKGNTSSVDIATKENMETLIGIGKVLLKKPVTRVNIETGIYETVDGEGTNEEALARFAKILSEERTLRKNNLNA
- the LOC117834127 gene encoding patatin-like protein 1 isoform X2, with the protein product MGDQESGVEDLERILSDVNAEPITIPYAGGLRSGMVAVKKLSISESFTDKQFLDEVACLKRVKHKNIVKYIGYCADTQGYLMEVDGKQRIVEVQQRLLCFEYVPNGSLHHYLQESIGGYEWSIRYKIIKGICQGLHYLHQRRINHLDLKPANVLLGAHMEPKITDFGLSRCIDENQSTIFTTNLRGTPGYIAPEFIDKQKISFKSDIFSLGIIMTRLLIGSNESIAENWHESLHVECQQMKICIEIAQICAEYDPSKRPTIADIILKLNKTETMVQKVPPDVNEPRNDPRSSLYQVVKRFWALPTQTLHEYSSNGATSTTVPQPPPSKGKLITILSIDGGGIRGLIPATIIACLEAKLQELDGPDARIADYFDVIAGTSTGALLTMMLAAPNENKRPLFAAKDLTTFYLENCPKIFPQRKAGWLSTAMDLMSTMRGPKYDGVFLHDKIKNLTHDVRIADTVTNVIVPAFDVKYLQPVIFSTYEAKNEPLKNALLSDICISASAAPTYFPAHFFKTEAPNGKSREFHLVDGGMAANNPTMLAMSMLTKEVLRRNSDFHLNRDSVDYRDYLIISIGTGSAKQSEKYTAHQCAKWGPVQWLYNGGFTPIIDMLSHASSGMVDIHAAVLFEAFHSEMSYLRIQDDSLKGNTSSVDIATKENMETLIGIGKVLLKKPVTRVNIETGIYETVDGEGTNEEALARFAKILSEERTLRKNNLNA
- the LOC117834127 gene encoding patatin-like protein 1 isoform X6, whose product is MGDQESGVEDLERILSDVNAEPITIPYAVIKSVTKNFAQVIGDGGFGVVYLGGLRSGMVAVKKLSISESFTDKQFLDEVACLKRRIVEVQQRLLCFEYVPNGSLHHYLQDFGLSRCIDENQSTIFTTNLRGTPGYIAPEFIDKQKISFKSDIFSLGIIMTRLLIGSNESIAENWHESLHVECQQMKICIEIAQICAEYDPSKRPTIADIILKLNKTETMVQKVPPDVNEPRNDPRSSLYQVVKRFWALPTQTLHEYSSNGATSTTVPQPPPSKGKLITILSIDGGGIRGLIPATIIACLEAKLQELDGPDARIADYFDVIAGTSTGALLTMMLAAPNENKRPLFAAKDLTTFYLENCPKIFPQRKAGWLSTAMDLMSTMRGPKYDGVFLHDKIKNLTHDVRIADTVTNVIVPAFDVKYLQPVIFSTYEAKNEPLKNALLSDICISASAAPTYFPAHFFKTEAPNGKSREFHLVDGGMAANNPTMLAMSMLTKEVLRRNSDFHLNRDSVDYRDYLIISIGTGSAKQSEKYTAHQCAKWGPVQWLYNGGFTPIIDMLSHASSGMVDIHAAVLFEAFHSEMSYLRIQDDSLKGNTSSVDIATKENMETLIGIGKVLLKKPVTRVNIETGIYETVDGEGTNEEALARFAKILSEERTLRKNNLNA
- the LOC117834127 gene encoding patatin-like protein 1 isoform X3, which encodes MGDQESGVEDLERILSDVNAEPITIPYAVIKSVTKNFAQVIGDGGFGVVYLGGLRSGMVAVKKLSISESFTDKQFLDEVACLKRRIVEVQQRLLCFEYVPNGSLHHYLQESIGGYEWSIRYKIIKGICQGLHYLHQRRINHLDLKPANVLLGAHMEPKITDFGLSRCIDENQSTIFTTNLRGTPGYIAPEFIDKQKISFKSDIFSLGIIMTRLLIGSNESIAENWHESLHVECQQMKICIEIAQICAEYDPSKRPTIADIILKLNKTETMVQKVPPDVNEPRNDPRSSLYQVVKRFWALPTQTLHEYSSNGATSTTVPQPPPSKGKLITILSIDGGGIRGLIPATIIACLEAKLQELDGPDARIADYFDVIAGTSTGALLTMMLAAPNENKRPLFAAKDLTTFYLENCPKIFPQRKAGWLSTAMDLMSTMRGPKYDGVFLHDKIKNLTHDVRIADTVTNVIVPAFDVKYLQPVIFSTYEAKNEPLKNALLSDICISASAAPTYFPAHFFKTEAPNGKSREFHLVDGGMAANNPTMLAMSMLTKEVLRRNSDFHLNRDSVDYRDYLIISIGTGSAKQSEKYTAHQCAKWGPVQWLYNGGFTPIIDMLSHASSGMVDIHAAVLFEAFHSEMSYLRIQDDSLKGNTSSVDIATKENMETLIGIGKVLLKKPVTRVNIETGIYETVDGEGTNEEALARFAKILSEERTLRKNNLNA
- the LOC117834127 gene encoding patatin-like protein 1 isoform X5, whose product is MGDQESGVEDLERILSDVNAEPITIPYAVIKSVTKNFAQVIGDGGFGVVYLGGLRSGMVAVKKLSISESFTDKQFLDEVACLKRVKHKNIVKYIGYCADTQGYLMEVDGKQRIVEVQQRLLCFEYVPNGSLHHYLQDFGLSRCIDENQSTIFTTNLRGTPGYIAPEFIDKQKISFKSDIFSLGIIMTRLLIGSNESIAENWHESLHVECQQMKICIEIAQICAEYDPSKRPTIADIILKLNKTETMVQKVPPDVNEPRNDPRSSLYQVVKRFWALPTQTLHEYSSNGATSTTVPQPPPSKGKLITILSIDGGGIRGLIPATIIACLEAKLQELDGPDARIADYFDVIAGTSTGALLTMMLAAPNENKRPLFAAKDLTTFYLENCPKIFPQRKAGWLSTAMDLMSTMRGPKYDGVFLHDKIKNLTHDVRIADTVTNVIVPAFDVKYLQPVIFSTYEAKNEPLKNALLSDICISASAAPTYFPAHFFKTEAPNGKSREFHLVDGGMAANNPTMLAMSMLTKEVLRRNSDFHLNRDSVDYRDYLIISIGTGSAKQSEKYTAHQCAKWGPVQWLYNGGFTPIIDMLSHASSGMVDIHAAVLFEAFHSEMSYLRIQDDSLKGNTSSVDIATKENMETLIGIGKVLLKKPVTRVNIETGIYETVDGEGTNEEALARFAKILSEERTLRKNNLNA